One Bombus huntii isolate Logan2020A chromosome 12, iyBomHunt1.1, whole genome shotgun sequence DNA segment encodes these proteins:
- the LOC126871788 gene encoding voltage-dependent calcium channel subunit alpha-2/delta-3 isoform X4, with translation MRLRFLPAIVILILIEAHGDSISSDKVGTWAKQLGFELSQLGKFVTNVDKFTESYKQAAVKPRDGTALVHEIAKDIKAMMESKISAIKRIMDVAETSALSAPDADPPESFLYINAKNNTIDLKHSAHFGGQVNLTMSAVHVPTNVYDRASNVIRAIKWSEELDKTFINNYEQDPSLSWQYFGSATGFMRQYPAMNWLMEPVDLFDCRTRSWYIEAATSPKDILILIDTSGSMTGIRREIARHVVNNILDTLGNNDFVNIITFSNVTKEVVPCFNDTLVQANLANVRELKRAIMNLDTEKIANFSLALTTAFELLGTYRTEREGARCNQAIMLITDGVPYNYKEIFETYNWEDNSNEPFKADMPVRMFTYLIGREVADVKEVQWMACANRGYFVHLCTLAEVREEVLKYVPVMARPLVLGRTDHPTIWTPVYADVTDPKMTDWLWEQRESEEQKERFLMLHSRRRFFNAEERDRRFVKKQKKSHDQSGDLQEYRLMTSVSMPVFDRRENATRIADLLGVAGTDVPIEEIQKLMMPHLLGVNGYAFIVTNNGFILIHPDLRPVFQGILKPAYNSVDMAEVELMDQDREPREFDEGIITLRDDVVDQKNGSVTLHTKYHYDDMKRVGRVRRKYDYTGIPNTPFTVVVSLPEHEHIGNYRVHATEEIHRSHVSGKNVSDYFTGKNWRVHPHWLYCKYHYEDDRPFNTSEEQLVHFLQRTRQPGWRWNDMKQPSQPPEYSATNSGNDTHRKSKPTPYKADKDSYYCDRDLLLSLVFDAKVTQWFANPKTAREEAGKDFQQRFGVTLAFMATHSGLTRWKDFMINEEETIPDDHFSKMYPRAIDEVWYKRAVEQHYVNSDSFVFSVPIDEEGADNTTLVTASRAIFIGTDKEKAPAAVVGFQFQHTALQALFQNITFSCKGGEKCTDCAADDWACYLIDDNGYVIAAEDKFDAGKFFGELKGPIMSSLVKEGVFEKIRIFDYQAVCFKSKQTSNDGSILLTPWKHMQQMVSWLIGQAAWAWAKAGIWESDYAEAYAYPNEDEGMHEDYQESEEKPPIDPKDERLFDQKVLINRTRPEACDQEVYLYLRNASFNLSNTDVGANTGCKYIVQPVEYSNMLLLVVNIDESCEQMMMPPLSVIPEEIIYENNSLVCQKALTSLKRKRPQSCIRSHARESEIKDLCGLASNVAPNVYLFLLLSLIYTLVHRLVFGQH, from the exons ATGAGGCTCCGTTTCCTGCCTGCTATCGTCATCCTGATCCTGATCGAGGCACATGGTGACAGCATATCGTCCGACAA AGTGGGAACATGGGCAAAACAGTTAGGTTTCGAGTTGTCGCAGTTGGGCAAGTTTGTGACCAACGTGGACAAGTTCACCGAGAGCTACAAACAGGCAGCGGTGAAGCCACGTGATGGCACTGCTTTAGTCCACGAGATCGCTAAAGACATCAAAGCCATGATGGAATCGAAGATATCAGCTATTAAG AGAATCATGGATGTCGCGGAAACATCAGCCTTGTCCGCTCCAGATGCCGATCCTCCGGAGTCCTTCTTATATATCAACGCAAAGAACAACACGATCGATCTGAAACACAGTGCTCACTTCGGCGGTCAAGTCAATTTGACCATGTCGGCAGTTCACGTTCCGACGAATGTCTATGATCGAGCCTCTAACGTAATTAGAGCGATCAAATGGTCCGAGGAGTTGGATAAAACCTTCATCAACAACTACGAACAAGATCCTTCATTGTCTTGGCAATATTTTGGTAGCGCGACTGGTTTCATGAGACAGTATCCTGCGATGAACTGGTTGATGGAGCCTGTGGATTTGTTCGACTGCAGAACCAGAAGTTGGTACATCGAGGCAGCTACCAGTCCAAAAGACATTCTTATTCTTATAGATACTTCCGGTAGTATGACAGGGATTCGCAGAGAAATTGCTAGACACGTAGTGAATAATATTCTGGACACTCTTGGAAACAATGATTTTGTTAACATCATAACGTTCTCCAATGTTACGAAAGAG GTGGTGCCATGTTTCAACGACACCTTAGTACAAGCTAATTTAGCGAACGTGAGGGAATTAAAGAGAGCTATCATGAATCTAGACACGGAGAAGATTGCGAATTTTTCCCTGGCCTTGACCACCGCATTCGAGCTCCTCGGAACCTACCGAACCGAGAGGGAAGGAGCCAGGTGCAACCAAGCGATTATGCTGATAACAGACGGCGTTCCTTATAACTACAAGGAGATCTTCGAGACATACAACTGGGAAGATAATTCCAACGAACCCTTTAAAGCTGATATGCCTGTCAGAATGTTCACTTATCTGATTGGCAGAGAAGTGGCAGACGTAAAGGAGGTGCAGTGGATGGCCTGTGCTAACAGAGGTTACTTCGTGCATCTCTGCACCTTGGCTGAAGTGAGGGAAGag GTCCTTAAATATGTTCCTGTAATGGCAAGACCATTGGTTCTCGGTCGTACGGATCATCCAACGATCTGGACTCCAGTCTACGCCGACGTGACAGATCCAAAGATGACCGATTGGTTGTGGGAGCAAAGAGAAAGCGAAGAACAGAAAGAGAGATTCCTCATGCTTCACAGCAGGAGAAGATTCTTCAATGCCGAGGAACGAGATCGCAGATTCGTGAAAAAGCAGAAGAAATCGCACGACCAGAGCGGCGATCTTCAGGAATACAGGCTAATGACTTCGGTTAGCATGCCGGTGTTCGACCGACGAGAGAACGCG ACACGAATCGCAGATCTGCTCGGCGTCGCTGGTACGGATGTTCCTATCGAAGAGATACAGAAACTCATGATGCCACATTTA CTTGGCGTCAATGGATACGCGTTCATTGTGACAAATAACGGTTTCATCCTGATTCATCCGGACCTCCGACCAGTG TTTCAGGGCATCCTAAAACCAGCGTACAATAGCGTCGACATGGCGGAGGTTGAGCTGATGGATCAGGATAGGGAACCCAGGGAGTTCGATGAAGGAATTATTACG CTTCGGGATGACGTGGTCGACCAAAAAAACGGTAGCGTGACACTGCACACGAAATATCATTACGATGATATG AAACGTGTGGGTAGGGTAAGGAGGAAGTACGATTACACAGGTATACCAAATACACCATTCACGGTGGTGGTTAGTCTGCCGGAACATGAACACATTGGAAATTATCGCGTGCACGCAACCGAAGAAATACATCGTTCACACGTTAGTG GCAAGAACGTGTCTGATTATTTCACTGGTAAAAACTGGCGGGTACATCCACATTGGCTGTACTGCAA GTATCACTATGAAGACGACCGACCGTTTAATACCTCGGAAGAGCAGCTTGTGCACTTCCTACAGCGAACCCGCCAGCCAGGCTGGAGGTGGAATGACATGAAACAGCCATCCCAGCCACCGGAATATTCAGCCACGAATTCCGGTAATGACACTCACCGCAAATCAAAAC CTACACCATACAAAGCGGACAAAGACTCTTATTACTGCGACAGGGATCTTCTGTTGAGTCTGGTTTTCGATGCAAAGGTAACCCAATGGTTCGCGAATCCCAAAACTGCACGCGAAGAGGCAGG GAAAGATTTCCAACAACGTTTCGGCGTAACGCTTGCCTTCATGGCTACCCATAGTGGTCTGACAAGATGGAAAGACTTCATgataaacgaagaagaaactaTTCCTGATGACCACTTCAGTAAGATGTATCCCAGAGCTATCGACGAAGTGTGGTACAAGCGTGCTGTGGAACAGCACTACGTGAATTCCGATAGCTTCGTCTTTTCCGTGCCAATCGACGAGGAAGGGGCAGACAACACTACTCTTGTCACTGCTAGTCGTGCCATATTTATCG gGACTGATAAGGAAAAGGCGCCAGCTGCGGTTGTTGGTTTCCAATTCCAACATACCGCTCTTCAGGCTCTCTTTCAGAATATTACATTTAGTTGCAAAGGAGGTGAAAAGTGCACAGATTGCGCTGCGGATGACTGGGCCTGCTACTTGATCGACGACAATGGATACGTGATCGCAGCCGAAGATAAATTTGATGCTGGGAAATTCTTTGGTGAACTGAAAGGACCAATTATGTCTAGTTTGGTAAAAGAAGGTGTCTTCGAAAAAATCAGAATATTCGACTATCAAGCAGTCTGCTTCAAAAGTAAGCAAACTAGTAACGATGGAAGCATTTTGTTGACG CCATGGAAACACATGCAACAGATGGTTTCGTGGCTCATCGGCCAAGCAGCCTGGGCTTGGGCTAAAGCTGGAATTTGGGAATCCGACTACGCAGAAGCGTATGCTTATCCGAACGAAGATGAAGGTATGCATGAAGACTATCAGGAAAGCGAAGAGAAACCACCGATAGATCCTAAGGATGAGAGGCTATTCGATCAAAAGGTTTTGATCAATAGAACACGACCAGAAGCTTGCGATCAAGAG GTATATCTGTATTTGCGAAACGCATCCTTCAACTTGTCCAACACAGATGTAGGCGCAAATACAGGATGTAAATACATCGTGCAACCAGTTGAATACAGTAACATGCTTCTCCTGGTTGTGAACATTGATGAGAGCTGCGAGCAAATGATGATGCCTCCTTTGAGCGTCATTCCAGAAGAAATAATCTACGAGAATAATTCACTGGTATGCCAGAAGGCGCTCACTTCATTAAAACGAAAGAGACCTCAATCCTGTATTCGTAGTCACGCGAGGGAGAGCGAGATCAAAGATCTTTGCGGTTTGGCTTCGAATGTGGCGCCGAATGTCTacctctttcttcttttatcattaatttaCACTTTGGTTCATCGACTCGTTTTTGGTCAACATTAA